The following coding sequences lie in one Rutidosis leptorrhynchoides isolate AG116_Rl617_1_P2 chromosome 4, CSIRO_AGI_Rlap_v1, whole genome shotgun sequence genomic window:
- the LOC139839804 gene encoding anthocyanidin 3-O-glucosyltransferase 2-like, whose product MNQNEMANTIAELVFIPAPGVGHIVSTVEVAKLLVNRDQRLSITVLIIMPFKSGSDSAITTYIESLATNTLTRISFVELPQDEIGPPRDPKSPMTFFSDYISSHCKHVRKVVADMMSQPGPGRVAGFVIDMFCTSMIDVANEFNVPTFVFFTSSAAFLGFKLYVQTLNDDQSKDVFELSHSDTEISVPSFIKPMPTKVFPSVLQIKEGLDFVMSSARNLKKVKAIMVNTYFELETYAIESLSSDISIPPVYPVGPIISLKGESGARKQVDDDIIKWLDTQPPSSVVFLCFGSMGCFNEPQVKEIARALEQSGCRFLWSLRRPPSDETSKVPGDYEDPGVVLPEGFLERTEGIGKVIGWAPQVAVLAHSAVGGFVTHCGWNSLLESLWFGVPMATWPMYAEQQVNAFQMVVELGLAVEIKLDYKKNLSDINGNVVVTADEIESGISRLMTDSEMRTKVKAMSDKSRSAVAEGGSSHASVGCLIQDFIRNIS is encoded by the coding sequence ATGAACCAAAACGAAATGGCGAATACAATTGCAGAGCTCGTATTCATCCCTGCCCCTGGCGTTGGCCATATCGTGTCAACCGTGGAGGTCGCAAAACTACTGGTCAACCGAGATCAACGTCTCTCAATAACCGTCCTTATCATTATGCCTTTCAAATCGGGTTCTGACTCAGCTATAACAACCTACATAGAATCATTAGCTACCAACACTCTGACCCGTATATCCTTCGTTGAACTCCCTCAAGACGAAATCGGGCCACCACGTGACCCGAAATCTCCCATGACATTTTTCAGTGATTACATCAGCAGTCACTGCAAACATGTAAGAAAAGTAGTGGCTGACATGATGAGTCAACCGGGTCCGGGTCGGGTTGCTGGGTTCGTCATCGATATGTTTTGCACCAGTATGATTGATGTGGCTAATGAGTTTAACGTTCCAACTTTTGTGTTCTTTACTTCTAGTGCTGCTTTTCTTGGATTCAAATTATATGTTCAGACACTAAACGATGATCAGAGCAAAGATGTTTTCGAGCTAAGCCACTCTGACACTGAGATATCGGTTCCGAGTTTTATCAAACCGATGCCAACAAAAGTCTTCCCTTCGGTTCTTCAGATTAAAGAAGGGCTCGATTTTGTTATGTCTTCTGCTCGGAATTTGAAAAAGGTTAAAGCGATTATGGTTAATACATACTTTGAACTTGAAACATATGCTATTGAGTCGTTGTCATCTGACATCAGCATCCCGCCGGTCTATCCGGTAGGACCCATAATTTCTCTCAAAGGTGAGTCTGGAGCGAGGAAGCAGGTCGATGATGACATCATCAAGTGGTTGGACACTCAACCACCTTCCTCAGTGGTGTTCTTGTGTTTTGGGAGTATGGGATGTTTTAACGAACCCCAAGTGAAGGAGATTGCGCGTGCTTTAGAGCAGAGTGGTTGTCGTTTCTTGTGGTCCCTACGTCGACCGCCATCAGATGAAACATCGAAAGTCCCTGGTGATTACGAGGATCCGGGAGTGGTATTGCCAGAAGGATTTTTGGAGCGAACCGAGGGAATAGGGAAAGTTATCGGGTGGGCCCCACAGGTGGCGGTGTTGGCACATAGTGCGGTAGGTGGGTTTGTGACTCATTGTGGGTGGAACTCGTTGTTAGAGAGTTTGTGGTTCGGGGTACCAATGGCAACATGGCCGATGTACGCTGAGCAACAAGTTAATGCATTTCAAATGGTGGTGGAATTAGGATTAGCTGTGGAGATTAAGTTAGATTATAAAAAAAATTTGTCCGATATTAATGGTAATGTCGTAGTTACAGCTGACGAGATAGAGAGTGGGATAAGCCGGTTGATGACGGATAGTGAGATGCGAACGAAAGTGAAAGCGATGAGCGACAAGAGCAGATCAGCAGTGGCAGAGGGCGGTTCGTCTCATGCATCTGTTGGCTGTCTTATTCAGGACTTCATAAGAAATATCTCCTAA
- the LOC139844385 gene encoding 10 kDa chaperonin, mitochondrial-like has translation MAKRLIPCLNRVLVEKIVPPSKTTAGILLPEKSSKLNSGKVIAVGPGTRDKSGNTIPIGVKEGDTVLLPEYGGTEVKLGEKQYHLFRDEDILGTLHD, from the exons ATGGCGAAACGTTTAATTCCATGTCTCAACAGAGTATTGGTGGAGAAAATCGTCCCTCCGTCTAAAACCACGGCTGGTATTCTCCTACCTGAGAAATCCTCCAAG TTGAATTCTGGTAAAGTTATTGCTGTGGGACCAGGAACTCGTGATAAATCCGGTAATACAATTCCGATTGGTGTAAAAGAAGGTGATACCGTTTTGTTGCCGGAATATGGTGGTACTGAAGTTAAGCTTGGTGAAAAACA GTATCATCTATTTAGGGATGAGGACATTTTGGGAACTTTGCATGATTAA
- the LOC139903976 gene encoding uncharacterized protein, translated as MADNDGWFKRPDVCDYDYHDVYDTYKELFAINVHHHGQFICNPKRQYVGGMLNPFDFVECFTFSMDNLNAIIKEIGFSGGEAMYYHFRIPCIDLDNGLCPLVTEHEHDVVKMLSYIPKYQCIDVYVEHGFTCIGRGSLIDEIDIEFAISETVSKGLKLCEDGSEDGSEDDG; from the exons ATGGCAGATAATGATGGTTGGTTTAAGAGACCCGATGTCTGTGATTACGATTATCATGATGTCTATG ATACCTATAAAGAACTTTTTGCCATCAATGTACATCATCATGGTCAATTCATCTGTAACCCTAAAAGACAATATGTTGGTGGAATGTTGAATCCATTTGATTTTGTTGAATGTTTTACTTTTTCTATGGACAACTTAAATGCAATTATAAAGGAGATTGGTTTTTCTGGTGGTGAAGCTATGTATTATCATTTTAGAATACCTTGCATTGATTTGGATAATGGATTGTGTCCTTTAGTTACAGAACATGAACATGATGTTGTTAAGATGTTAAGTTACATTCCTAAGTATCAATGTATTGATGTGTATGTTGAACATGGGTTTACATGTATAGGAagaggaagtttgattgatgaaattgatATCGAGTTTGCAATAAGTGAAACTGTTAGTAAGGGTTTAAAGTTATGTGAAGATGGTAGTGAAGATGGTAGTGAAGATGATGgataa
- the LOC139840748 gene encoding uncharacterized protein: MIHSYRLNGKKIWGAPVLSDVSIGWRKLLTIRDTIRPYVIYQVGDGNSVSAWHDNWSDYGPIEISHRDIHSCGLDHNCTVRELINKCDGKCPPEWLSRYPGLNNIQMPILVPRPDALKWRDWDGNLTDFSVCGVWNSIRDRSPKVPWFPVVWFTHCIPRHSFMLWLAMGENLKTQDKLRQWEMTHGDPLVCSLCEVEPDSHNHLFFSCPFSAKVWDVMRSHIEYDITGSCWKDFLVAILPTATRNSAKCIVAKLLFSAAIYFIWQERNCRFFRSGKRNHEKVVKVIMSTVRLKLLSIKWKDTDQAKHMKDKWKIP, from the coding sequence ATGATCCACTCGTATCGGTTGAATGGTAAAAAAATTTGGGGGGCTCCTGTATTGTCTGATGTAAGTATTGGGTGGAGAAAGTTATTAACTATTCGGGATACGATACGTCCATATGTTATTTACCAAGTTGGTGATGGGAATTCAGTGTCTGCTTGGCATGATAATTGGTCAGATTATGGGCCTATTGAGATTTCTCATCGTGATATTCATTCTTGTGGGCTTGATCACAACTGCACTGTTCGTGAGTTAATTAATAAGTGTGATGGGAAATGTCCTCCTGAATGGTTGTCTCGTTACCCAGGTTTAAATAATATCCAGATGCCCATTCTTGTGCCTCGTCCAGATGCTCTCAAATGGCGAGATTGGGATGGCAACTTGACTGATTTTTCTGTTTGTGGAGTGTGGAATTCTATTCGTGATAGATCGCCCAAGGTGCCATGGTTCCCGGTTGTGTGGTTTACCCATTGTATTCCTAGACACTCATTTATGTTGTGGTTAGCTATGGGCGAAAATTTAAAAACTCAAGACAAGCTTCGTCAATGGGAGATGACTCATGGTGATCCGTTGGTTTGCTCTCTTTGCGAGGTGGAACCTGAttctcataatcatttatttttctCTTGTCCATTCTCGGCTAAGGTGTGGGATGTGATGAGAAGCCATATCGAATATGATATTACAGGTTCTTGCTGGAAAGACTTTTTGGTTGCTATATTACCAACTGCTACAAGAAATTCAGCGAAATGTATCGTAGCGAAATTGTTATTTTCAGCGGCTATTTACTTCATTTGGCAAGAGCGGAATTGTAGATTTTTCAGAAGTGGAAAACGGAATCATGAAAAGGTGGTTAAAGTGATTATGTCGACTGTGAGGTTGAAGCTTCTATCGATCAAGTGGAAGGACACCGATCAAGCAAAGCATATGAAAGACAAGTGGAAGATCCCATAA